The Acanthochromis polyacanthus isolate Apoly-LR-REF ecotype Palm Island chromosome 17, KAUST_Apoly_ChrSc, whole genome shotgun sequence genome has a window encoding:
- the LOC127530552 gene encoding uncharacterized protein LOC127530552, whose translation MFFFFSCGVNFKCTCSGRAETAVLILGISFCLLPVRGLGTASSSWVWRRRRLRDLMSQLKAENERLRQQWAADVSGAASSSSAASARQASAAAEAAAVTERLVVIPRDRKCSMFNGRSGIEITEWIEEIEACMRTRRLSIADQALFIFDHLEGEAKEIRFWPSRERGDPPTVFAILKDLYGCAQSHVILQQAFFSRRQLDGETLQEFSLALLALMERVKQCVPDGMPNADQLLRDQFTEHVLDSALRRELKQFVRGKPDATLLELRSEAIRWEREGLPGGARGRSVSLPAVHGFQYGVQGHLNPVQSVALSNPDWDELMELMKQQQEQLNQLTQTVASLHAPYLPNRTSGSRPVICRRCQQPGHFA comes from the coding sequence atgtttttttttttttcttgtggtgTTAATTTTAAGTGTACATGCAGTGGTAGAGCCGAGACAGCAGTCTTAATCCTAGGgatttccttttgtttgttaCCTGTGAGAGGCCTTGGTACAGCTTCTTCTTCGTGGgtatggaggaggaggaggctcagGGACCTAATGTCACAGCTTAAAGCGGAAAACGAACGGCTCCGGCAGCAGTGGGCTGCAGATGTCAGTGGAGCGGCTTCTTCATCTTCCGCTGCTTCAGCTAGGCAggcttctgctgcagctgaagccGCTGCTGTTACAGAGCGGCTGGTTGTTATTCCTCGGGACCGTAAATGTTCCATGTTTAATGGTAGGTCTGGTATAGAAATAACAGAGTGGATAGAGGAGATAGAAGCCTGTATGCGTACCCGCCGTCTTTCTATTGCAGATCAGgcgttgtttatttttgaccatttagAGGGAGAAGCAAAAGAGATTAGATTTTGGCCTAGTCGAGAGCGAGGTGATCCACCCACTGTGTTTGCCATCTTAAAGGACCTATATGGTTGTGCTCAGTCCCATGTCATTCTACAGCAGGCTTTCTTTTCTCGCCGTCAACTTGACGGTGAAACCCTGCAGGAGTTCTCCTTGGCCCTTTTGGCTTTAATGGAGCGGGTGAAGCAGTGTGTGCCGGATGGGATGCCCAATGCCGATCAGCTTCTTCGTGATCAGTTTACGGAGCATGTTCTTGACAGTGCTCTCCGTCGAGAGCTTAAACAGTTTGTGCGTGGTAAGCCTGATGCCACCCTGTTGGAGCTGCGCAGCGAGGCTATTAGGTGGGAGAGAGAGGGTCTCCCTGGGGGTGCTAGGGGGCGAAGTGTTTCTCTTCCTGCGGTTCATGGCTTCCAGTATGGGGTGCAGGGCCATCTTAACCCAGTCCAATCAGTTGCCCTGTCGAACCCTGATTGGGATGAGTTAATGGAGCTTATGAAGCAGCAACAGGAGCAGCTCAACCAGCTTACCCAAACAGTAGCATCCTTGCATGCTCCTTACTTACCAAATCGCACTTCTGGTAGTCGTCCTGTCATCTGTAGAAGGTGTCAGCAGCCAGGCCATTTTGCTTGA